In Desulfatiglans sp., a single genomic region encodes these proteins:
- a CDS encoding molybdopterin-dependent oxidoreductase → MQKENATKKYYTGCALCYHSCGVEVTVEDGRVVKVEGQKSHPVNKGMLCPKGEVMIEHLYHPDRLKYPMKKVNGEFKRISWEQAIAEIGEKLNRLKEEYGPAALAFFCGSIGVENLEMVSLSHRFKGAFGSPNFFSVESICYRMRIRARQITFGKYPVEEMDSKLYLLWGHNPDASDFPLAMAIDENMKKGAKVIVIDPRRIPLADSAEMYLPIRPGTDGALALAMMHVIINENLYDKEFVDKWTIGFDKLVPHVQQYTPEWAEKITYIKADDIRTLARRFATTKGAAIFHGTCTQDQCANGTQNDRALSILQVLTGNINVPGGWVISPRLKLKDVSLPFKGKPLGADEYPLFYELWGRTSPYAVMNMVPESVPDKIRAFFVAGGNPLVTMPDTNALTAAFKRLDLLVVYDQFMTETAALAHYVLPASNQLEFCGLAYNYNVCHCVPYLMLRPPVIKPYYECRSIREVYTDLAKVCGFADKFQWKEDYEVVKEELAPCALSFDFLRDNPEGAIYQEKEYTLRDGSFATPSGKIEIYSQAFKDAGWEPLPVYREPDKSPQGLLWAELGEKYPLILSTGTRDFYYNGSMLHNMEHLKQRSPHPKAELGPETAIKYGVKDGDDVIVETDRGYVRMKAGVSDRVMEGVVLVPHGWPGEGNCNRLTDCNCREPIMGYPQWKGLLCSIRRA, encoded by the coding sequence ATGCAAAAAGAAAATGCCACAAAGAAATACTATACAGGATGTGCTTTGTGTTACCACAGTTGCGGGGTTGAGGTAACAGTAGAGGATGGAAGGGTTGTTAAGGTTGAGGGGCAGAAGTCACACCCGGTTAACAAAGGTATGCTCTGCCCAAAGGGTGAGGTAATGATTGAGCACCTCTATCACCCTGACAGGCTGAAGTACCCCATGAAAAAGGTAAATGGTGAATTTAAAAGGATATCATGGGAACAGGCAATAGCGGAGATAGGCGAGAAACTCAACCGGCTAAAAGAGGAATATGGCCCTGCTGCCCTTGCATTTTTCTGCGGCTCCATTGGTGTTGAGAACCTTGAGATGGTATCTCTCTCCCACAGGTTCAAAGGGGCATTCGGCTCCCCGAATTTCTTCTCTGTTGAAAGCATCTGTTACAGGATGAGGATCAGGGCAAGGCAGATCACCTTCGGGAAGTACCCTGTTGAGGAGATGGATTCTAAACTCTATCTTTTATGGGGGCATAACCCGGACGCATCGGATTTTCCGCTTGCAATGGCCATTGATGAAAACATGAAAAAGGGGGCAAAGGTGATTGTTATTGACCCGAGGCGTATCCCCCTGGCTGACAGCGCGGAGATGTATCTACCCATAAGGCCCGGCACAGACGGCGCACTTGCCCTTGCAATGATGCATGTGATCATTAATGAAAACCTCTATGACAAAGAGTTTGTTGATAAGTGGACAATAGGCTTTGATAAACTGGTGCCCCATGTGCAGCAGTATACACCTGAATGGGCAGAGAAGATTACATATATAAAGGCAGATGATATAAGGACTCTTGCCCGCAGGTTTGCCACCACAAAGGGTGCTGCCATATTCCATGGGACCTGCACCCAGGACCAGTGCGCAAACGGCACGCAGAATGACAGGGCGCTATCCATACTCCAGGTGCTTACAGGCAATATCAATGTCCCTGGCGGATGGGTGATAAGCCCGCGGCTTAAGCTCAAGGATGTAAGCCTCCCATTTAAGGGTAAACCCCTTGGCGCTGATGAATATCCGCTTTTCTATGAACTGTGGGGGAGGACAAGCCCCTATGCGGTAATGAATATGGTACCTGAAAGTGTACCTGACAAGATCCGTGCCTTTTTTGTTGCAGGAGGTAACCCGCTTGTTACCATGCCTGACACCAACGCACTCACAGCGGCGTTCAAAAGGCTTGACCTTCTGGTAGTGTATGACCAGTTCATGACCGAGACAGCAGCCCTTGCCCACTATGTGCTGCCTGCCAGCAATCAGCTTGAGTTCTGTGGCCTTGCCTATAATTACAATGTGTGCCACTGTGTCCCGTACCTTATGTTAAGGCCACCTGTTATAAAACCATATTATGAATGCCGCTCCATACGTGAGGTCTATACAGACCTTGCAAAGGTTTGCGGATTTGCAGACAAGTTCCAATGGAAAGAGGATTACGAGGTGGTTAAAGAGGAGCTTGCGCCCTGCGCCCTGAGCTTTGATTTTCTGCGCGATAATCCTGAAGGGGCCATTTATCAGGAAAAGGAATACACCCTGCGTGATGGGTCATTTGCAACACCTTCAGGCAAGATAGAGATCTACAGCCAGGCCTTTAAGGATGCAGGGTGGGAGCCTCTGCCAGTGTACCGCGAACCTGACAAAAGCCCGCAGGGCCTTTTATGGGCAGAGCTTGGCGAAAAATATCCCCTTATCCTTTCAACCGGGACAAGGGATTTCTATTACAACGGGAGCATGCTGCATAACATGGAACATCTAAAGCAACGATCTCCCCACCCGAAAGCGGAGCTTGGCCCTGAAACCGCAATAAAATATGGGGTTAAGGATGGTGACGATGTTATTGTTGAAACCGACAGGGGCTATGTAAGGATGAAGGCGGGTGTGAGTGACAGGGTCATGGAGGGCGTGGTGCTTGTGCCCCACGGTTGGCCCGGAGAGGGCAACTGCAATCGCCTGACCGACTGCAACTGCAGGGAACCCATAATGGGTTACCCGCAGTGGAAAGGGCTCCTGTGCAGTATCAGGAGGGCGTAA